The DNA region ACGATTATTTGCTCCCGAGCCAGGGTAATCATGGCTCTCTAAATCCATCCTTCCATTGATGAACTCTTCCTCCATAGCTTCCAATTTCATCATCTGCTTTCAATCATATTCAAAAAAATCCCCGCAAAACGAAGAAAATGAGATCAGAAACAAGAAATCCATGAAGTAACCCTACTCTCAGAAGCCCAACTCCACTTATGAGattacactgggtatgttgttttAATATATAACAGTATGTTGTTGTAATATATAACAGCAGAAGTACCTGGTTAGTATATGCAGGTGGTGGAAGTTCTTGATTTTCATGCAAAAACAGACGCGTATTCCCTGTAGTACAAGAAGAATGAAGTTCAATGAAAAACAAAATCAGATCATATGATTAACTTAAGCCACTTCAAGAATTAGATAGAGAAGTGATCAAGATTATGTACTTGAGATTGGAGCAGCATTAAAAGAGAAAATGTTAGAGATAGCTAATAAAGCTATAAGTAGAAGAAGGGCATTATTCCCTGCCATTTTTTGTATATATGACACTCAAACTCCTCTGCAGATTCATCCTAATCCACTTCCCTATTTATACTTAACACATGTAGTTGAAGTACTCTATTGTTTTAGAAGCAAAGAGAAATTATTTATTCTTGTCTTAATTAATAAACCATAAGAATCTGTCCTAAAACTAaactatataaatataaatattagttAAATACTCTTGTTATGGAGGAATGCCTACCCTAGTACTTCCTGTCCTCCCTGAGAAGAACATATCGATCCCTTGCTTTTCCAAACATGATCAGATTGACTTATTTTATAGCTAGGTTGTTAAGTGCACCAATGATACAGTTTGTTTTTTTCATTGAAATCTTTAAAATTTAATTCTATTAGTGGAGCACTGCATGAGCCAGTACGAATATCCACATGACAAGGTAGaacattgttatatttggc from Nicotiana tabacum cultivar K326 chromosome 24, ASM71507v2, whole genome shotgun sequence includes:
- the LOC107767789 gene encoding uncharacterized protein LOC107767789, whose protein sequence is MAGNNALLLLIALLAISNIFSFNAAPISRNTRLFLHENQELPPPAYTNQMMKLEAMEEEFINGRMDLESHDYPGSGANNRHTPRPPIET